One Silene latifolia isolate original U9 population chromosome 4, ASM4854445v1, whole genome shotgun sequence DNA segment encodes these proteins:
- the LOC141652677 gene encoding zinc finger protein BRUTUS-like At1g18910 — MDDSTHRPSASSTRRSSSSAAEEAPAESSAGVRHDGAPVRLLVLLHTAFRRELKELRRVIVEIGGAWSTRMSDREVMVVELMRRVEFFRSVYKYHCVAEAEVIFLALDARVENIASTYYLQHSSTGSMFESIVSCLKGILDNLGNPSQGLQEVTFQIGTLQDSICQHMVKEEKHVFPLLMSHFCGEEQASLIWQFLCSFPVMLLADLFPWFASLLSLEEQLELNNCINNILTEDESTLKEVVILWINKAGQESHDGFNRYNRSSEYPQEQDNLRQLSNLCLLKKYPSEKQDLQKIVENSPFDGLLLWHAAIRSDFQEILNKLNQARLQKISRLTSVIVQIKFLNEVLIFYSNILEEVFYPLLEDTCSQQSLPLYNPFPHKNEVERLQKILYDADQVKLTEPTFLANLCSQVESLVLVTTEHLSFQEKEVFPLIVEKYNYEYQQKLLIRSLCMLPLGLLKCVVTWFSSRLPRDKLNSVINGIDQCSILDRPFASLLHGWVRCGYSGKTSTENLQEMFNRTIPFIAELRREERDSCENVKQANLSTVGSSRIFPSRATNLLGSISSYPTEAVSNNFQEPRPMDHIYYFHKAIKKDLESLVFDATKLSKNLGLLREFTRHFHFVRSLYELHSETEDKVAFPALESNPNARNLTQSYSIDHDMEAECFERVSRILDEMSELYKTLSNTDVVPVDPALVKYHLLCLQLEDSCKSLKKILEDHISREEAELWPLFREYFSIEEQITILGYMLGRTRAEILQEMLEWLMAYLTLEEQQAMMSYWLKATYCTKFNEWLSEWWEGVNQYEFDEMEEPTKGTSADDVNVASKCGDGSLDWRDNLSAANFKLRDNDSKAANMAKKMDGINVDNQKHLYMEHELVFKKKKDMHRMGEYTDGDSKFSGPTHEVDQRTKHLVISQDGLEAATKTVTYDSWFNVQANSQVTLDSTISQCLEAKSHYDSDTAITSETGKLQGQFPSYRDTEGSVFGCKHYKQNCKLVATCCNRIFTCRRCHDEEISDHVMDRKSTTQMMCMKCLEIQPIGRTCSTPSCNEYSMARFYCRFCRLFDDDRDIYHCPYCNLCRVGRGLGIDYFHCMKCNACMGRTLTVHKCIEKCIEDKCPICQEDMFTSTNPVKSLNCGHVMHSSCFQDYTCMKYTCPICSKSLGDMQVYFKMLDALLAEEKMPEEYSGQTQGILCNDCAKKGTAPFHWLYHKCSFCSSYNTRLL; from the exons ATGGACGATTCCACTCACCGACCTTCCGCTTCTTCTACTCGCCGTTCCTCATCGTCGGCGGCGGAGGAGGCGCCGGCGGAATCGTCTGCCGGCGTACGACATGACGGAGCTCCGGTGAGGCTTCTGGTGTTGCTTCATACGGCGTTTCGGCGCGAGCTTAAGGAGTTGAGGCGTGTGATTGTGGAAATTGGTGGCGCGTGGAGTACACGGATGAGTGATCGGGAGGTTATGGTGGTTGAGTTGATGAGGAGAGTTGAGTTTTTTAGGAGTGTGTATAAGTATCATTGTGTTGCTGAAGCTGAG GTTATATTTTTGGCGTTGGACGCACGTGTTGAAAACATCGCCAGCACGTATTACCTGCAACACAGCAGCACAGGTTCTATGTTTGAATCTATAGTTTCTTGTCTAAAAGGTATACTTGACAACCTCGGAAATCCAAGTCAAGGGCTCCAAGAAGTTACATTTCAAATTGGCACTCTTCAGGACTCAATATGTCAGCATATGGTTAAAGAAGAGAAGCAC GTTTTCCCTCTACTAATGAGCCATTTCTGTGGTGAAGAGCAAGCTTCGCTAATTTGGCAATTCTTGTGTAGTTTCCCCGTGATGCTATTGGCGGATCTTTTCCCATGGTTCGCCAGTTTACTTTCTTTAGAAGAGCAACTGGAACTGAACAATTGCATAAATAACATTCTGACAGAAGATGAATCGACTTTGAAAGAG GTGGTGATTTTATGGATCAATAAAGCTGGCCAAGAATCCCATGATGGTTTCAATAGATATAACAGATCATCGGAGTATCCTCAAGAGCAAGATAATCTGAGACAATTGTCCAACCTTTGTTTGCTTAAGAAATACCCTAGTGAGAAGCAGGACTTGCAAAAAATCGTTGAGAACAGTCCTTTTGATGGATTATTGCTCTGGCATGCTGCCATTAGATCTGACTTCCAGGAAATTCTGAACAAGCTAAATCAAGCAAGGCTTCAGAAAATTTCGAGGTTGACATCAGTTATTGTTCAAATTAAGTTCTTGAATGAGGTGCTGATATTTTATAG TAACATATTGGAAGAAGTCTTCTATCCTTTACTAGAAGACACTTGTTCACAACAGTCATTACCATTGTACAATCCGTTTCCTCACAAAAATGAGGTTGAAAGACTTCAGAAGATTCTGTACGATGCTGATCAAGTCAAATTAACCGAACCCACTTTTCTGGCAAACCTATGTAGTCAAGTGGAAAGTCTTGTATTAGTGACTACTGAACACTTGTCTTTTCAAGAAAAAGAG GTGTTTCCTCTCATCGTTGAGAAGTACAACTACGAATACCAGCAGAAGTTGTTGATCAGGAGCTTGTGTATGCTTCCCCTTGGGCTTCTAAAGTGTGTGGTTACTTGGTTTTCATCTCGCCTGCCCAGAGATAAGTTGAACTCTGTTATCAATGGCATTGATCAATGTAGCATCCTTGATAGACCCTTTGCCTCACTTTTACATGGATGGGTTCGTTGTGGTTATTCCGGCAAAACCAGTACCGAAAATCTGCAAGAGATGTTCAATAGAACAATACCATTCATAGCTGAGCTCAGAAGAGAAGAGAGAGATTCCTGTGAAAACGTAAAGCAGGCTAACCTTAGTACTGTTGGTAGCTCTAGGATATTTCCTTCACGGGCGACAAATCTGCTTGGTTCAATTTCCAGTTATCCTACTGAAGCTGTTTCTAATAATTTCCAGGAGCCAAGGCCAATGGACCACatttattactttcacaaagcaataaAAAAAGACCTTGAGTCATTGGTCTTTGACGCAACTAAACTATCCAAAAATTTGGGGCTTCTTAGGGAGTTCACCCGGCATTTTCACTTTGTGAGATCGTTGTATGAACTTCACAGTGAAACAGAGGATAAGGTAGCATTTCCAGCTCTGGAGTCAAATCCAAATGCCCGCAACCTTACACAATCCTACTCTATTGATCATGATATGGAAGCTGAATGTTTTGAGAGAGTATCACGGATTTTAGATGAAATGTCTGAGTTGTATAAGACACTGTCTAATACAGATGTGGTGCCCGTTGATCCGGCATTGGTGAAGTATCATCTGCTATGTTTACAGCTTGAAGATAGCTGCAAATCACTGAAAAAGATATTGGAAGATCACATTAGTCGTGAGGAGGCGGAACTTTGGCCTTTATTTCGAGAGTACTTTTCGATTGAGGAACAAATAACAATTTTGGGATATATGCTTGGAAGAACAAGGGCAGAGATTCTGCAGGAAATGTTAGAATGGCTTATGGCCTACTTAACATTAGAGGAGCAACAAGCTATGATGAGCTATTGGCTTAAGGCCACATATTGCACAAAGTTCAACGAATGGCTTAGTGAATGGTGGGAAGGTGTGAATCAATACGAATTTGATGAGATGGAGGAGCCAACTAAGGGCACTTCAGCAGACGATGTGAATGTTGCCTCCAAATGTGGGGATGGTTCTCTTGATTGGAGAGACAATCTCAGTGCTGCAAACTTCAAGTTACGTGATAATGACTCCAAGGCAGCTAACATGGCTAAGAAAATGGATGGTATCAATGTGGACAACCAAAAACACCTATATATGGAACATGAATTGGTCTTCAAGAAAAAGAAGGATATGCATAGAATGGGTGAATATACTGATGGTGACAGCAAATTTTCGGGACCAACCCATGAGGTGGACCAACGAACTAAACACTTGGTTATTAGTCAGGATGGATTGGAAGCTGCAACTAAAACAGTAACCTACGACTCTTGGTTTAATGTTCAAGCAAACTCACAAGTAACCCTCGACTCGACAATAag TCAATGCCTTGAGGCAAAATCACATTATGATTCAGATACTGCAATTACAAGTGAGACTGGGAAACTTCAGGGTCAGTTCCCCTCATATCGGGACACTGAGGGCTCTGTATTTGGTTGCAAACACTACAAACAGAACTGTAAGCTTGTTGCAACCTGTTGCAACAGGATTTTCACTTGCAGGCGTTGCCATGATGAAGAGATTTCTGATCATGTGATGGATAG GAAATCCACCACTCAAATGATGTGCATGAAATGCTTAGAAATTCAGCCGATTGGACGTACTTGCTCAACTCCTTCCTGTAATGAGTATTCTATGGCACGATTCTATTGCAGATTTTGCAGATTGTTCGATGATGATAG GGACATCTACCACTGCCCCTATTGTAACCTATGTCGGGTAGGGAGAGGACTGGGGATTGATTATTTTCATTGCATGAAATGCAATGCTTGCATGGGACGTACTCTTACGGTGCATAAATGCATTGAGAAGTGCATCGAGGACAAGTGTCCTATATGCCAAGAGGATATGTTCACATCAACAAATCCTGTCAAGTCCCTAAACTGCGGTCATGTGATGCACTCCTCATGCTTTCAG GACTACACTTGCATGAAATACACGTGTCCGATTTGCAGCAAATCACTTGGGGATATGCAG GTGTATTTCAAAATGTTGGATGCACTTTTGGCTGAAGAGAAAATGCCGGAGGAGTACAGTGGCCAAACTCAG GGCATATTATGCAATGATTGTGCAAAGAAAGGAACTGCTCCCTTTCATTGGCTGTATCACAAGTGCTCATTTTGCAGCTCATACAACACCCGGCTTTTATGA